A single genomic interval of Helianthus annuus cultivar XRQ/B chromosome 13, HanXRQr2.0-SUNRISE, whole genome shotgun sequence harbors:
- the LOC110901420 gene encoding general transcription factor 3C polypeptide 3 has protein sequence MMWINLDHTIKARIKKRLPKSVLYKRLQVLDEHQTGNVFHGFRPIALSSDLSKAARAKKLLQKKETKREEKRAAALAAGIEWQSDELDDESPAAYREPPMPNILKDDDQLTLIVDLCKGLVSVKKYSEALEIITSILKLAQNTLSVEKQEELGALGAQIAYNNIDGPTNGWDCARYIVTQNPYSFAAWNCYYKLISRLDKHKKFLQEKFVKHEDCIPVLLIKGHQFTMLSQHQAAASCYLKAYKLMPENALVNLCVGTALINLSLGLRLNNKHRCVLQALAFLYNNLRLSENSQESLYNLARAYHHVGLVSVAATYYEKVLAVHQQDHPIPKLPNDGPEITNDPKPGYCDLKREAAYNLHLVYKSSGSVDLARQVLKDHCSIK, from the exons ATGATGTGGATCAATCTTGACCACACAATTAAG GCTAGAATAAAGAAAAGGTTACCAAAAAGCGTGTTGTATAAAAGACTTCAAGTGCTGGACGAACATCAAACCGGCAACGTATTTCATGGATTCCGTCCCATTGCTTTGTCTTCAGATCT GTCTAAAGCTGCTCGAGCTAAGAAGTTGCTtcagaaaaaagaaacaaaaagagaAGAAAAACGAGCTGCAGCGTTGGCTGCTGGAATTGAGTGGCAAAGTGACGAATTGGATGATGAATCTCCT GCGGCATATAGAGAACCTCCCATGCCTAATATCTTAAAGGATGATGACCAACTTACACTTATTGTGGAT TTATGCAAAGGATTAGTATCAGTGAAAAAATATTCAGAAGCACTTGAAATTATCACATCGATTCTCAAGTTGGCACAAAACACTTTATCAGTAGAGAAGCAAGAGGAACTTGGAGCGCTTGGGGCAC AGATAGCATACAATAATATTGATGGCCCAACAAATGGATGGGACTGTGCTCGATACATCGTTACCCAAAATCCTTACAGCTTTGCAGCATGGAATTGCTACTATAAATTAAT ATCGAGGCTGGATAAGCATAAGAAATTCTTGCAAGAGAAGTTTGTGAAACATGAAGATTGTATACCGGTTCTTTTAATTAAAGGCCATCAATTTACAATGCTTAGCCAACATCAAGCAGCTGCAAGTTGTTACTTGAAAGCCTATAAATTGATGCCTGAAAATGCCTTGGTCAATCTTTGTGTTG GAACTGCCCTGATCAACCTATCTCTCGGACTTCGACTTAATAACAAGCATCGATGTGTTCTGCAAGCTTTAGCTTTTCTCTATAACAATCTTCGCCTTTCAGAAAACAGCCAG GAATCCTTATACAACCTAGCCCGAGCCTATCATCATGTTGGTTTAGTCTCGGTTGCAGCTACATATTATGAAAAGGTGCTTGCGGTTCATCAACAAGATCACCCTATACCAAAGCTGCCAAATGATGGTCCAGAAATCACTAATGATCCGAAGCCCGGATATTGTGACCTTAAAAGAGAAGCAGCTTACAATTTGCACCTTGTCTATAAAAGTAGTGGATCTGTAGATCTTGCTAGGCAGGTACTTAAAGATCATTGTAGTattaaataa